A window of bacterium contains these coding sequences:
- a CDS encoding DUF6079 family protein, whose protein sequence is MKYGELIQFEPIESVVQLRDADEAAAARQLVQTYVISSEMAEKLVSLVVPQLQFDQPMDNKGLLVVGNYGTGKSHLMSVISALAENGDLATHLNDKSVASAAGKISGRFKVVRTEIGATTMSLRDILVAELEEHLAAMGVSYSFPPADKVSNNKRSFEEMMTAFHQEHPDHGLLLVVDELLDYLRTRKDQELILDLNFLREIGEVCKDLRFRFIAGVQEAIFDSPRFSFVADSIRRVKDRFEQILIARKDVKFVVAERLLKKTADQQVRIREYLTPFAKFYGRMNERMDEFVRLFPVHPDYIDTFERVTAVEKREVLKTLSLAMKKILDQNVPDDRPGVIAYDGYWTTLRENPSFRAVPDIKAVIDCSMVLESRIQQAFTRPAYKPMAIQLIHALSVHRLTTGDIYATLGATAEELRDGLCLFQPGIEELGGDPADDLLSQVETVLREIHKTVSGQFISSNPDNRQYYLDLKKTDDFDALIEKRAESLDSSQLDRYYYEALRRVMECTDQTYVTGYKIWQHELEWLERKAARQGYLFFGAPNERSTAVPPRDFYLYFIQPFDAPHFKDEKKPEELFLRLTNTDEEFRTALRSYAAALDLASTASGHAKSTYESKASNFLRDLVQWLQKNMTTAFEVTYQGRAKSLTEWAKGKSIRELSGIGSVDRINFRDLVNTIAGICLGARFQDQAPEYPFFSVLITGANRAQAAQDALRAIAGQNRTKQATAVLDALELLDGERLDPCRSKYAKHILGVAKKKGHGQVVNRSELIQDVLGVEYLAPQTLRLEPEWAVVVLAALVYAGEVVLSIPGKKFDATGLAQLAGTGIDELAQFKHIERPKDWNLPALKALFELLGLTPGMAQLVTQGKDESVQELQTKVAKYVEDIVRTQQALRDGLHFWGQRLLDDSVLSTHHSSLERLKGFLESLQAFNSTGKLKNFRYDASEVTAHRSGLSSLAEIKSLEELVADLGATASYLSTAEAVLPTGHEWIDKMKAVRTEVLTAVMSHGSRVSGQKDSERATRDPRPELQRKLGDLKKAYLLAYLSMHAKARLGVNEDKRKAQLMGDERLRDLQKLSTIDLMPRQHLSDFQNRLAGLKSCFALTEQELEASPVCPHCGFRPAAEARTEQRGLRNGSDSVLSTQSSVLINAAAVLQQLDEQLDKMLAEWTAALISNLEDPTTKGNLSLLKPEARKLVDGFIKKRTLPDDLDQDFIHALQEVLSGLTKVSVKIADLRDALLSGGSPATPAEMRKRFEEYLDGLTKGKEPAKVRIVLE, encoded by the coding sequence ATGAAATACGGAGAGCTGATCCAATTCGAGCCTATCGAGTCCGTGGTCCAGCTACGGGACGCCGACGAGGCCGCTGCTGCCCGGCAGCTTGTCCAGACCTATGTCATCTCCTCTGAGATGGCCGAGAAGCTGGTCAGCCTGGTCGTTCCTCAGCTTCAGTTCGACCAGCCCATGGACAACAAGGGGCTGCTGGTCGTGGGCAACTATGGCACCGGTAAATCGCACCTCATGTCCGTGATCTCCGCCCTGGCTGAAAACGGCGATCTCGCAACGCATCTGAACGACAAGAGCGTGGCCAGCGCTGCGGGCAAGATCAGCGGACGGTTCAAGGTAGTCCGGACCGAGATCGGCGCGACCACCATGTCCCTGCGCGACATCCTCGTGGCCGAACTGGAGGAGCACCTGGCCGCAATGGGCGTGTCTTATTCCTTCCCGCCCGCGGATAAGGTTTCCAACAACAAGCGCTCCTTCGAAGAGATGATGACCGCCTTTCACCAGGAGCATCCCGACCACGGTCTGCTCCTGGTGGTGGACGAACTGCTCGACTACCTGCGCACCCGCAAGGATCAGGAACTCATTCTCGACCTCAACTTTCTGCGTGAGATCGGCGAGGTCTGCAAGGACCTGCGGTTCCGCTTCATCGCCGGTGTCCAGGAAGCCATTTTCGACAGCCCTCGTTTTTCCTTTGTGGCCGACAGCATCCGCCGGGTGAAGGACCGCTTCGAGCAAATCCTCATCGCCCGCAAGGACGTCAAGTTCGTGGTGGCCGAGCGTCTGCTCAAGAAGACCGCCGACCAGCAGGTGAGAATCCGGGAGTACCTGACACCCTTCGCCAAGTTCTATGGCCGCATGAACGAGCGCATGGACGAGTTCGTGCGCCTCTTCCCCGTGCATCCGGACTACATCGACACTTTCGAGCGGGTCACCGCGGTGGAAAAGCGCGAGGTGCTCAAGACCCTGTCCCTGGCCATGAAGAAGATCCTCGACCAGAACGTGCCCGACGACCGGCCCGGAGTCATCGCCTATGACGGCTACTGGACCACCCTGCGCGAGAACCCGTCCTTCCGCGCCGTTCCGGACATCAAGGCAGTCATCGATTGCAGCATGGTGCTCGAGTCGCGCATCCAGCAGGCCTTCACCCGCCCGGCATACAAACCCATGGCGATCCAGCTCATCCACGCGCTGTCGGTTCACCGGCTCACGACGGGCGACATCTACGCCACCCTGGGCGCGACGGCGGAGGAACTGCGCGACGGGTTGTGTCTCTTTCAGCCGGGCATCGAGGAACTGGGCGGCGATCCGGCCGATGACCTCCTCTCCCAGGTGGAGACCGTCCTGCGGGAAATCCACAAGACGGTCAGCGGGCAGTTCATTTCGTCCAACCCGGACAACCGCCAGTATTACCTGGACCTCAAGAAGACCGACGATTTCGACGCGCTGATCGAGAAGCGGGCCGAGAGCCTCGATTCCTCGCAGCTCGACCGCTACTACTACGAGGCGCTCCGGCGGGTCATGGAGTGCACCGACCAGACCTACGTCACCGGCTACAAGATCTGGCAGCACGAACTCGAATGGCTGGAGCGCAAGGCCGCGCGCCAGGGATACCTTTTCTTCGGCGCGCCCAACGAGCGATCTACTGCCGTGCCGCCGCGAGACTTCTACCTCTATTTCATCCAGCCCTTTGACGCGCCGCATTTCAAGGACGAGAAGAAACCCGAGGAACTGTTCCTGCGCCTGACGAACACTGATGAGGAATTTCGCACCGCGCTTCGAAGCTACGCCGCAGCCCTGGACCTTGCATCCACCGCTTCGGGCCACGCCAAGTCCACCTATGAATCCAAGGCGTCGAACTTTCTCCGCGACCTCGTGCAGTGGCTTCAGAAGAACATGACCACGGCCTTTGAGGTCACCTACCAGGGGCGTGCCAAGTCCCTGACCGAATGGGCCAAGGGTAAGTCCATCCGGGAGCTTTCCGGCATCGGCTCCGTTGATCGCATCAACTTCCGCGACCTGGTGAACACCATCGCGGGCATCTGCCTCGGAGCAAGATTCCAGGATCAGGCTCCCGAATACCCGTTCTTCTCGGTGCTCATTACCGGAGCGAACCGGGCCCAGGCCGCGCAGGACGCCCTGCGCGCCATCGCCGGACAGAACCGCACCAAGCAGGCCACTGCGGTGCTCGATGCGCTGGAGCTTCTCGACGGCGAGCGGCTCGATCCCTGCCGGTCCAAGTACGCCAAACACATTCTCGGCGTCGCCAAGAAGAAGGGCCACGGACAGGTGGTCAACCGCTCCGAGCTGATCCAGGACGTCCTCGGCGTGGAATACCTCGCGCCGCAGACGCTGCGCCTCGAACCCGAGTGGGCCGTGGTGGTGCTGGCCGCGCTGGTCTATGCCGGCGAGGTGGTCCTCTCCATTCCGGGCAAGAAGTTCGATGCCACGGGCCTGGCGCAATTGGCCGGAACCGGCATCGACGAGCTGGCCCAGTTCAAGCACATCGAGCGGCCCAAGGACTGGAATCTTCCGGCGCTCAAGGCGCTCTTCGAACTGCTTGGACTCACGCCGGGCATGGCGCAACTGGTCACCCAGGGCAAGGACGAGTCGGTTCAGGAGCTGCAAACTAAAGTCGCCAAGTATGTCGAAGACATTGTCCGGACCCAGCAGGCACTCCGTGACGGCCTGCACTTCTGGGGTCAGCGCCTGCTGGATGACTCAGTCCTCAGCACTCATCACTCATCACTGGAACGACTGAAAGGCTTTCTTGAAAGCCTTCAGGCGTTCAATTCGACCGGCAAGCTCAAGAACTTTCGCTATGACGCCTCGGAAGTGACCGCTCATCGGAGCGGTCTCAGTTCCCTTGCCGAGATCAAATCGCTTGAGGAACTGGTGGCGGACCTCGGGGCCACGGCCTCGTACCTCTCGACCGCCGAGGCTGTCCTGCCCACCGGCCATGAGTGGATCGACAAGATGAAGGCCGTTCGGACGGAAGTCCTCACGGCGGTTATGAGTCACGGGTCACGGGTCTCGGGTCAAAAAGACTCGGAACGCGCGACCCGCGACCCGCGACCCGAATTGCAGCGCAAGCTCGGCGACCTCAAGAAGGCTTACCTGCTGGCTTACCTCTCCATGCACGCGAAAGCGCGTCTTGGCGTGAACGAGGACAAGCGCAAAGCCCAACTCATGGGCGACGAACGGCTCAGGGACCTGCAGAAGCTCTCCACCATCGACCTGATGCCCCGCCAGCACCTATCGGACTTCCAGAACCGCTTGGCTGGCCTGAAGAGCTGCTTTGCGCTCACCGAGCAGGAACTGGAAGCATCGCCGGTCTGCCCGCACTGCGGCTTTCGGCCTGCGGCGGAAGCCAGGACTGAGCAACGAGGACTGAGGAATGGGTCCGACTCAGTCCTCAGCACTCAGTCCTCAGTCCTGATCAACGCCGCCGCGGTGCTTCAACAGCTCGATGAACAATTGGACAAGATGTTGGCTGAATGGACTGCGGCGTTGATCTCCAATCTCGAAGACCCGACCACCAAGGGGAACCTGAGCCTGCTCAAGCCCGAGGCGCGCAAGCTGGTGGACGGCTTCATCAAGAAGCGGACCCTGCCGGACGACCTCGACCAGGACTTCATCCACGCACTGCAGGAGGTGCTCTCCGGGCTCACCAAGGTTTCGGTCAAGATCGCGGACCTTCGCGACGCCCTGCTCTCGGGCGGCTCCCCGGCCACCCCGGCGGAGATGCGGAAGCGGTTTGAGGAATACCTGGACGGCCTGACCAAGGGCAAGGAGCCCGCCAAGGTCCGGATCGTGTTGGAATAG
- the brxF gene encoding BREX-3 system P-loop-containing protein BrxF, whose protein sequence is MAEPLADRVIKRIGQAAELYYRLVMLVAPDGSGKTAALQDVHERTAAPLVNVNLELSRRMLDLTERQRALQLPRLLAEIVGASAADVVLLDNVEVLFDVSLKQDPLRLLQGLSRNKTVVAAWSGSIDGEHMVYATPDHPEYKRYPLRDFLVVNPEAVA, encoded by the coding sequence ATGGCGGAGCCACTGGCCGATAGAGTCATAAAGAGAATTGGCCAGGCTGCCGAGCTGTACTACCGGCTTGTCATGCTGGTGGCCCCGGACGGTTCGGGCAAGACCGCCGCGCTCCAGGATGTTCATGAACGCACGGCGGCTCCTCTGGTCAACGTCAATCTCGAACTTTCCCGGCGCATGCTCGACCTCACCGAACGCCAGCGGGCCTTGCAGTTGCCCCGCCTCCTCGCGGAGATCGTGGGCGCATCCGCAGCCGATGTGGTTCTTCTGGACAATGTCGAGGTCCTCTTCGATGTCTCGCTCAAGCAGGACCCGTTGCGGCTCCTGCAGGGGCTCTCCCGAAACAAGACGGTGGTCGCGGCCTGGAGCGGCTCCATCGACGGAGAGCACATGGTCTATGCAACGCCGGACCACCCCGAATACAAACGATATCCCTTACGAGATTTCCTGGTAGTGAACCCGGAGGCCGTTGCATGA
- a CDS encoding DUF935 family protein: MQDKLDSLTALMEDGWKEIMAPLIDPIMKMAAAAHSAEEFKEMLTSAFSDMDPSVLQGVLTRGMFIAEMLGLMEDANG, translated from the coding sequence ATGCAGGATAAGCTGGACAGCCTGACTGCCCTGATGGAGGACGGCTGGAAGGAAATTATGGCCCCGCTCATCGATCCCATCATGAAGATGGCGGCTGCAGCTCACTCTGCGGAAGAATTCAAGGAAATGCTCACCAGTGCCTTTTCGGATATGGACCCTTCCGTTCTCCAGGGAGTGCTGACCAGGGGTATGTTTATCGCCGAGATGCTTGGGCTGATGGAGGATGCCAATGGCTGA
- a CDS encoding cohesin domain-containing protein yields MTYTDRVSPKQAMAFVAFLVVWLTSAGRIGHCQNLIINNQKGNQKESVMFTVSVKNAPNAMQSFGFEVHYDHQILEYTRYERGKAVEKYKFFDCLQAEPGVVRCGGFTGSAGKISAGQSGEIVNLYFRKINCRNTTLSLQNPVDDLKGWKAGDGRFTCRRD; encoded by the coding sequence ATGACTTATACCGATAGGGTTTCACCAAAGCAGGCTATGGCATTTGTTGCTTTTTTGGTGGTCTGGTTGACCTCTGCTGGGAGGATTGGGCATTGTCAGAATCTGATTATCAATAACCAGAAAGGGAATCAGAAAGAGAGCGTGATGTTCACCGTTTCAGTGAAAAACGCACCGAATGCCATGCAATCTTTCGGATTTGAGGTGCATTATGACCATCAGATTCTTGAATACACGCGGTATGAGCGGGGAAAGGCAGTAGAGAAGTATAAATTTTTCGACTGCCTTCAAGCGGAGCCTGGCGTAGTAAGGTGTGGAGGCTTCACGGGCAGCGCGGGAAAAATTTCCGCCGGGCAGAGCGGGGAAATTGTCAACTTGTACTTTCGAAAGATCAACTGTCGTAATACCACTTTGAGCCTGCAAAACCCGGTGGACGATCTGAAGGGCTGGAAAGCCGGGGATGGTCGGTTTACCTGCAGGAGGGATTGA
- a CDS encoding helix-turn-helix domain-containing protein gives MMEDRWLSVDEIADHLGIKRDTVYRWISERQMPGHKIGRLWKFNKKEVDEWVKSGGAGDNEPGSKGDR, from the coding sequence ATGATGGAAGACCGATGGCTCTCAGTAGATGAGATTGCTGACCATCTCGGCATTAAGCGGGATACGGTCTACAGGTGGATCAGTGAACGGCAGATGCCGGGCCACAAGATCGGTCGGCTTTGGAAGTTCAACAAGAAAGAAGTGGACGAGTGGGTGAAGTCTGGCGGAGCCGGCGATAACGAGCCTGGATCAAAAGGAGATCGCTAA
- a CDS encoding DUF2283 domain-containing protein, with translation MKAIRIPEKKENLSWEYDEEADVLYISIGEPCKALGVDIGEGAILRYREETGEVVGLTLLGVKERLLRNLKEK, from the coding sequence ATGAAGGCAATAAGGATACCGGAGAAAAAAGAAAACCTCAGTTGGGAATATGATGAAGAGGCTGATGTCCTCTATATTTCCATTGGCGAACCATGCAAAGCACTTGGAGTTGATATCGGAGAGGGAGCTATCCTGAGATATAGAGAAGAAACAGGAGAAGTCGTTGGACTGACGCTGCTCGGAGTAAAGGAAAGACTATTACGCAACCTGAAGGAGAAATGA
- a CDS encoding RNA-binding domain-containing protein produces the protein MNASERQLIQLIRKGESIDLEFKTCRNQLNRDVYETVCAFLNRHGGTILLGVTNSGEIQGIEPDAVSQIKKDFVTTVNNPQKIHPPAYISLNEVTIEGKPVLRVYVPESSQVHRCNGRIYDRNEDGDFDITDHTRQVADLYQRKQATYSENKIYPFAKLDDLRSDLIDKCRRLAGVWRDDHPWLGVDDMGLLKSAQLHQTDPETGKSGITLAGILLLGNDQLILSAVPHHRTDLILRKVNLDRYDDRDLVRTNLIESYERIIAFVQKHLPDPFFLEGMERISLRDAIFREVASNILIHREYTNAFPAKLIIERGQVRTENSNKPNGFAALDPANFTPFPKNPVIGAFFREIHRADELGSGMRKMMRYGKAYGGADPQMIEGDVFRIVVKVPEFGSVGEVTGEVTGDAAPKQATKSGLSRAHEAHDGAHDEAHEPMSEVEQRILLACLDAPQNTPDLLALLGYESRTGSFKKALSRLMDLACLEMTIPDKPRSKKQKYRLTERGRKVLKGIEGG, from the coding sequence ATGAACGCCAGCGAACGCCAATTGATACAACTGATTCGCAAGGGCGAAAGCATCGATCTTGAATTCAAGACCTGCCGCAACCAGCTCAATCGGGATGTCTATGAGACGGTGTGCGCCTTTTTGAACCGACATGGCGGTACGATTTTATTGGGGGTCACGAATTCCGGAGAGATACAAGGCATTGAACCGGATGCCGTTTCACAAATAAAGAAAGACTTTGTCACCACCGTCAACAACCCGCAGAAAATCCACCCTCCTGCCTACATTTCGCTAAATGAGGTGACTATTGAAGGGAAACCGGTACTTCGCGTGTATGTCCCGGAGAGCTCACAGGTCCACAGATGCAACGGGCGCATTTATGACCGCAATGAGGACGGAGATTTTGACATTACGGATCATACGCGTCAGGTGGCTGACCTTTATCAACGAAAACAGGCCACTTACTCAGAGAACAAAATCTATCCTTTTGCCAAGCTGGACGATTTACGTTCTGATCTCATCGACAAATGCCGCCGGCTGGCTGGAGTCTGGCGGGATGATCATCCCTGGCTCGGTGTGGACGACATGGGCCTGTTGAAAAGTGCCCAACTCCACCAGACCGATCCGGAAACCGGCAAAAGCGGCATCACGCTGGCAGGCATACTTTTGCTTGGAAATGACCAGCTTATTCTATCAGCAGTACCCCATCACCGAACCGATCTCATTTTGCGAAAGGTCAACCTGGATCGCTATGATGACCGGGATCTGGTCAGAACCAACCTGATTGAAAGCTACGAACGGATCATCGCCTTTGTGCAGAAGCATCTGCCCGATCCCTTTTTCCTCGAAGGCATGGAGCGGATAAGTCTTCGGGATGCCATTTTCCGAGAAGTTGCCTCCAATATCCTGATTCATCGGGAATATACCAATGCCTTTCCCGCCAAGCTGATCATCGAACGGGGCCAGGTCCGCACTGAAAACAGCAATAAACCCAACGGATTCGCCGCTCTCGACCCGGCCAATTTCACGCCTTTTCCAAAAAATCCGGTAATCGGAGCTTTCTTCCGGGAAATCCACCGCGCCGACGAACTCGGCTCGGGTATGCGCAAGATGATGCGGTATGGCAAGGCGTATGGCGGCGCCGACCCTCAAATGATCGAAGGCGATGTATTTCGAATTGTTGTCAAGGTGCCCGAATTTGGATCGGTTGGTGAAGTTACAGGTGAAGTAACGGGTGATGCCGCTCCGAAGCAGGCGACCAAGTCGGGACTGAGTCGGGCCCATGAGGCCCATGACGGGGCCCATGATGAGGCCCATGAGCCCATGAGCGAAGTCGAACAAAGAATCCTGCTCGCCTGTCTCGATGCGCCACAAAACACGCCGGATCTGCTTGCTCTGCTTGGATACGAAAGCCGAACGGGAAGCTTCAAAAAAGCACTCTCACG
- a CDS encoding DUF935 family protein: protein MKPENLTLIFQEAVGYIENFDEALLDLCDAIGKGLAMSEIMYDYSEGQVWIKELKSIEQRRFTFADSENMGMVLDYPRLLTENDPFRGDEAGQI from the coding sequence ATGAAGCCAGAAAATCTGACGTTGATCTTCCAGGAGGCGGTCGGCTACATCGAAAACTTCGATGAAGCCCTGCTGGATCTGTGTGATGCCATTGGAAAAGGGTTAGCCATGTCGGAGATCATGTATGACTATTCCGAGGGGCAGGTCTGGATCAAGGAGCTGAAAAGCATCGAGCAGCGCAGATTCACCTTTGCCGATTCGGAGAACATGGGTATGGTGCTCGATTATCCGCGGCTTCTCACCGAAAATGATCCTTTCCGGGGAGATGAGGCTGGGCAAATATAA
- a CDS encoding DUF935 family protein produces MRLGKYKSGTSENDIATLKQAVLALGVDAAAVISDSTTIALVERKGSGSGDYEKLAEYCDRQYSKGVLGQVLTTEPGKTGSLALGQVQNEVRHDLLKFDAKALARAIKFQIPAPMVYFNFGPDAPVPDFIFQVEAAENLEKVARVYSILHKDIGLPMSQAHIYDRFGVPVPEEGARLLPSPQPPQGLPAAGPAGAAHALPFPASLAKVISDQWPVISGKQGNAGVISPPLCRISWTA; encoded by the coding sequence ATGAGGCTGGGCAAATATAAATCGGGAACAAGCGAGAACGATATTGCGACCTTAAAACAAGCCGTATTGGCCCTTGGCGTCGATGCGGCTGCGGTTATCTCTGACAGTACCACTATTGCACTGGTCGAAAGAAAAGGCTCTGGCAGCGGTGACTATGAAAAGCTGGCCGAATACTGCGACCGGCAGTACTCCAAAGGAGTACTCGGCCAGGTACTGACTACCGAGCCAGGGAAAACCGGCTCCCTGGCCCTGGGCCAGGTTCAGAACGAGGTCAGGCACGATCTTCTGAAATTCGATGCCAAAGCCCTGGCCAGAGCGATTAAGTTCCAGATTCCGGCCCCGATGGTATACTTCAACTTTGGTCCAGATGCTCCGGTCCCTGATTTTATCTTCCAGGTCGAAGCTGCCGAAAACCTGGAGAAGGTGGCCAGAGTCTATTCTATATTGCATAAAGACATAGGGCTGCCGATGTCTCAAGCCCATATCTATGACAGATTCGGGGTTCCGGTACCCGAAGAGGGAGCCAGGCTGCTTCCGTCACCCCAGCCGCCACAGGGGCTCCCTGCCGCAGGTCCGGCAGGGGCAGCCCATGCCCTGCCCTTCCCGGCCTCCCTTGCAAAAGTGATCAGTGATCAGTGGCCAGTGATCAGTGGAAAACAGGGGAATGCAGGGGTTATATCCCCGCCCCTATGCAGGATAAGCTGGACAGCCTGA
- a CDS encoding GNAT family N-acetyltransferase, whose product MDFSTITYRDTVEPGDRENVRRIIESSGFFFPDEIDVAVELVDERLAKGIRSGYYFLFAEQGQRVLGYSCFGPIACTVASYDIFWIAVHNDFRGLGLGKRLLARSEQMIGSLKGERIYVETSSRQIYEPTRIFYQHCGYQEEAILKDFYASGDDKVIYVKKIQ is encoded by the coding sequence ATGGACTTTAGCACCATCACCTATCGTGATACCGTCGAGCCAGGAGACCGGGAAAATGTCCGCAGGATAATCGAATCTTCCGGGTTCTTTTTCCCCGATGAGATTGATGTTGCCGTTGAGCTTGTGGATGAGCGGCTGGCAAAAGGAATCCGCAGCGGGTATTATTTTCTCTTTGCCGAGCAGGGCCAAAGGGTGCTGGGCTATTCCTGCTTTGGTCCTATTGCCTGCACTGTAGCCAGCTACGATATTTTCTGGATTGCCGTTCACAATGACTTTCGCGGCCTGGGACTGGGGAAAAGACTCTTAGCCAGAAGCGAGCAGATGATAGGCAGCCTGAAAGGGGAGCGTATCTATGTCGAAACATCCTCCCGGCAGATATATGAGCCGACGCGTATCTTTTACCAGCATTGCGGATATCAGGAAGAGGCGATTCTGAAGGATTTTTACGCTTCCGGCGACGATAAGGTCATCTACGTTAAAAAAATCCAATAG
- a CDS encoding C1 family peptidase, with protein MKRSFSTSLMMGMLTLLILAMSGVARSEELNVQTLNKIIESKKKRWIARETSKSKLSLEQKRDLCGLIKKRRTTRNGQNENSPKPVRPGAGYLKAKSFPGEKPYLGEIGGSESSEVSSSEIPSSAEQPILDLPPFFDWRSKDQINWTTSIKNQGSCGSCWAHASIAVMETMIKIGLGNPDLNLDFSEQFMVSCSEGGCGGWFMDSSAAFLKTTGVPREECFPYRAQDVTCELRCPNWESQIEKIPDWNWVSGFPQVVDPGLIKQKLMKGPLLVAMTVYDDFMYYSRGAYEHVQGYIIGDHAVVVTGWDDKDHCWICKNSWGREWGDSGWFRIRMGKNECGIEDSMIYYSTPIAWDCDREEGFETKGGNFAQGWERKVRNANYSWKISNNPVYEGLQAATVEFDPGLRSQDETLMSWKIQGEDLSVAFAFMGSYYWGVSQDHYRVSLWAVRGEWDGGVGDDILITGNIMEDNLDYDDESWTWIPTRYRLPQEVDNIPIRLAFRYQGMDGAQFCLDKVCIQGIKETGCDCSRDDSGALDISRGSGPIDIRIQNAPQEVNSFGYDILYNSSLTSYLGFEPGQFFKGSDLVFCQEIKPGQIHCWGNNYSSSRGRIIPPGYTGTLVTLQFSPIGHTAGECSLCLENLEDDMAGWGITNGCLIASSSSSCTADVNGDGQITPQDALALYEKSSNVCPTTYCGPCSEICCDVDMDKECTSSDARFIFQKYLAGR; from the coding sequence ATGAAAAGATCATTTTCCACATCTCTCATGATGGGGATGCTCACTCTCCTGATTCTGGCCATGAGCGGCGTGGCCAGGTCAGAAGAGCTGAATGTGCAGACCCTGAATAAAATCATTGAAAGCAAGAAAAAACGCTGGATAGCCAGGGAGACGTCAAAGTCAAAACTCTCTCTGGAGCAGAAGCGGGATCTGTGTGGATTGATAAAAAAGAGACGAACAACCAGAAACGGGCAGAATGAAAACTCCCCAAAACCGGTCAGACCCGGAGCAGGATATCTGAAGGCCAAGAGCTTTCCGGGAGAAAAGCCTTATCTGGGGGAAATAGGAGGGAGCGAATCTTCAGAGGTATCTTCTTCGGAGATACCTTCTTCGGCTGAGCAGCCGATTTTAGACTTGCCTCCCTTTTTCGACTGGCGAAGCAAGGATCAGATTAACTGGACCACTTCCATCAAAAACCAGGGATCGTGCGGCTCCTGTTGGGCTCACGCCTCCATTGCCGTGATGGAGACGATGATAAAAATCGGTTTGGGGAATCCTGATCTGAACCTGGACTTTTCAGAGCAGTTTATGGTCTCCTGCAGTGAGGGCGGCTGCGGTGGATGGTTTATGGACAGCAGTGCAGCGTTTTTAAAAACCACGGGGGTGCCGCGGGAGGAATGCTTCCCCTACAGGGCTCAGGATGTGACCTGTGAGCTGCGGTGTCCGAATTGGGAGAGTCAGATAGAGAAAATCCCTGACTGGAACTGGGTCAGCGGTTTTCCCCAGGTTGTTGATCCGGGTCTGATCAAGCAGAAACTGATGAAAGGGCCGCTTCTGGTGGCCATGACCGTGTACGATGACTTTATGTATTATTCCCGCGGCGCTTATGAGCACGTACAGGGATATATCATCGGGGACCATGCCGTGGTCGTGACCGGCTGGGATGACAAGGATCACTGCTGGATCTGCAAAAACAGTTGGGGCCGGGAATGGGGAGATTCAGGATGGTTTCGAATCAGGATGGGAAAAAACGAATGCGGAATCGAGGACAGCATGATCTATTACTCCACACCCATAGCCTGGGATTGCGATAGGGAAGAGGGATTCGAAACGAAAGGCGGAAATTTCGCTCAAGGATGGGAAAGGAAGGTCAGAAACGCCAATTACAGTTGGAAAATTTCCAATAATCCTGTCTATGAGGGTTTGCAGGCGGCCACTGTTGAATTCGATCCCGGCCTGCGCTCCCAGGATGAAACACTGATGAGCTGGAAGATTCAGGGAGAAGACCTATCCGTGGCTTTTGCCTTTATGGGCTCCTATTACTGGGGGGTGTCTCAGGATCATTACCGGGTCAGTCTCTGGGCAGTGCGGGGAGAATGGGATGGAGGAGTAGGTGATGATATCCTGATCACCGGGAATATCATGGAAGATAACCTGGATTATGACGATGAAAGCTGGACATGGATACCAACCCGGTACCGCCTGCCGCAGGAAGTTGACAATATTCCTATTCGGTTGGCCTTTCGCTACCAGGGGATGGATGGCGCCCAGTTCTGCCTGGATAAAGTCTGTATCCAGGGGATAAAGGAAACCGGCTGCGACTGTTCCAGGGATGACTCAGGTGCATTGGACATCAGCCGGGGGAGCGGCCCGATCGATATCCGCATCCAGAACGCGCCCCAGGAGGTGAATTCCTTTGGGTATGATATTCTGTATAATTCTTCTCTGACCTCGTATCTGGGGTTTGAGCCGGGACAATTTTTCAAAGGCTCTGACCTTGTTTTCTGTCAGGAGATCAAGCCCGGACAGATCCACTGTTGGGGAAATAATTATAGCTCCAGTCGAGGGAGAATAATTCCCCCAGGTTATACAGGGACACTGGTTACTCTTCAGTTTTCCCCCATTGGGCATACGGCAGGAGAATGCAGTCTGTGTCTGGAGAATCTGGAAGATGATATGGCGGGATGGGGAATAACCAATGGCTGCCTTATCGCTTCCTCATCCTCGTCATGCACTGCCGACGTTAATGGGGATGGGCAGATAACTCCACAGGATGCTCTTGCTCTTTATGAGAAGTCCTCGAATGTCTGTCCGACAACATACTGCGGACCCTGCTCTGAAATATGCTGTGATGTTGATATGGACAAGGAATGTACCTCTTCCGATGCCCGGTTTATCTTTCAAAAGTATCTGGCAGGAAGATAG